One genomic window of Aptenodytes patagonicus chromosome 19, bAptPat1.pri.cur, whole genome shotgun sequence includes the following:
- the TNFRSF9 gene encoding tumor necrosis factor receptor superfamily member 9, with amino-acid sequence MGPAAARALLPAALLTLALNPGPAAALPCSADCPAGTFVVSAGCRQCPPDTFSSAAGLSSCTLCRKCEGRFRYLKECSSKSDAECTCKEGYRCSGNGCSRCDRSCGVGEENTGSGCQSCRYGTFNDQLNGSCKNWTKCSANQVLEPGTAAKDVICKLASDNPTLVTTLPTMSPAIPFSITVPGKDLQMDIIRISLTVAGLLCIVFLLPSCVCFSIWQKKKLHAVFKKMHTTPEQSIQEDDACSCRFPEEEQGEYQDCGKSTEFRDLLVN; translated from the exons ATGGGACCGGCAGCTGCGCGGGCGCTCTTGCCGGCAGCGCTGCTAACGCTGGCGCTGAACCCGGGGCCCGCGGCCGCCCTGCCGTGCAGCGCCGACTGCCCAGCGG GTACCTTCGTGGTGAGCGCGGGCTGCCGGCAGTGCCCGCCCGACACGTTCTCCAGCGCGGCGGGACTCAGCAGCTGCACCCTCTGCCGGAAGTGCGAAG GAAGattcaggtatttaaaagagtGTTCCTCAAAAAGCGATGCTGAATGCACGTGCAAGGAGGGGTATCGCTGCAGCGGCAACGGCTGCTCACGCTGCGACCGAAGCTGCGGTGTGGGCGAGGAGAACACCGGGAGCG GTTGCCAAAGTTGCCGCTATGGAACTTTTAATGATCAGCTCAACGGCTCCTGTAAAAACTGGACAAA GTGCTCTGCAAACCAGGTCCTGGAGCCTGGAACTGCAGCAAAAGATGTCATTTGCAAACTCGCTTCAGATAATCCCACTTTAGTCACTACTCTACCTACCATGTCTCCTGCAATTCCATTTTCTATCACTGTGCCAG GGAAGGACCTCCAGATGGACATTATCAGAATTTCTCTTACTGTTGCTGGGCTGTTGTGCATAGTGTTTCTGCTACCTTCGTGCGTGTGCTTCAGTAtctggcagaaaaagaaactacATGCTGTCTTCAAGAAAA tGCATACCACACCTGAACAGTCAATTCAGGAAGATGATGCCTGCAGCTGCCGCTTTCCTGAGGAAGAACAAGGTGAATATCAGGACTGTGGCAAATCCACGGAATTCAGAGATCTTTTGGTGAACTAG
- the PARK7 gene encoding Parkinson disease protein 7 — protein sequence MASKRALVILAKGAEEMETVIPTDVMRRAGIKVTVAGLTGKEPVQCSRDVFICPDASLEDARKEGPYDVVVLPGGNLGAQNLSESPAVKDILKDQESRQGLIAAICAGPTALLAHGIGFGSKVTTHPLAKEKMMNGAHYCYSESRVEKDGNILTSRGPGTSFEFGLAIVETLMGKEVAEQVKAPLILKE from the exons ATGGCCTCGAAAAGAGCATTGGTGATTCTAGCAAAAGGGGCAGAGGAAATGGAAACTGTAATCCCCACTGATGTTATGAGAAGAGCTGGG ATCAAGGTGACTGTTGCAGGCCTAACAGGAAAAGAACCAGTGCAGTGCAGTCGAGATGTCTTCATTTGTCCTGATGCCAGTCTTGAAGATGCCAGAAAAGAG gggCCTTACGATGTCGTGGTCCTGCCTGGGGGTAACCTTGGAGCTCAAAACTTGTCAGAG TCTCCTGCTGTGAAGGACATTTTGAAGGACCAGGAAAGCAGACAAGGCCTGATTGCTGCTATATGTGCAG GTCCTACTGCCCTTCTGGCACATGGGATAGGGTTTGGAAGCAAAGTCACAACACATCCTTTGGCCAAAGAGAAAATGATGAATGGAG CACACTACTGCTACTCCGAGAGCCGCGTGGAGAAAGATGGGAACATCCTCACCAGCCGTGGCCCTGGTACCAGCTTTGAATTTGGGTTGGCCATTGTTGAAACGCTGATGGGGAAGGAAGTGGCCGAACAGGTGAAGGCACCCCTAATACTGAAAGAGTGA